A stretch of Besnoitia besnoiti strain Bb-Ger1 chromosome III, whole genome shotgun sequence DNA encodes these proteins:
- a CDS encoding hypothetical protein (encoded by transcript BESB_047340), which produces MQAPRVSAAGGFGRRAERPSFSTDEEDKGGARLRTRAGAAHRASATEGDVWADAARGGRLTDAAVPAASRPHASRARPEDEVSSFLASRTAIESNSMGLRGTALVYGRDGGARRPTGASSDGGTDDDESSAQNPCFLRGRQRERREVEAERHALGRHQAGAAWRKREGWAEAARRGRYAAEEKEDRDSSEYDEGDEKREGSRGSYPRPLGLPPFSSRGTRAGSPRSPEGLAPPSLVEPTVRTLQESSAREVAAAVVEPRLNWRKSLQAFQSSLRMPASDEEEAVGYESDEEGDDEDAKETSQSRGLSATASRAGAAHVGERGRAAVDRHSYASQEEDEEEAEMEQDEYEEEGSCFARRVAAASGRGAGRMHAFLSGRGGEKILRRTLSLRRGDEAAAPSQWEYDDEETETYRCRDSVRQRGLDPESLRSGRRRMDPHDDDGEEDEEELVELQAYVNNKLAGFDRTRAVFKGSRRAGGEGEKGQGFSPSRPRTLLASFTRGMDTVNGRPSPRSPRFGSADDGDDDRAPSPSFGVNSPSSHSWVHAQETLEKPCDQGATLLNAARLRLASQGNAETASPRTPRADKIQLRSPFPSSLQSSFVSSQANTQLKGRDDAGSSMAARVQQALKKPVEPEDEPLAFMPVEEQEAKLKALQERYMAKYAELRRTPVRASMDTEDEEEQTAGQSDWGVDETQGDEEAYEEEAEQVAEVESEGEDEGQSGEKEDNGIIWENEQEAEDAEDVTANDEHDEEELEQSKDQVAEEAVEYAAENEENAGDEVGEDCHEEDTAVASEEPAEEAVDESGEAQKEAPEGSPSPGGDKQATQEKTNLKTQVAEVLQDVLLSVLQSTAVAPPPAAPLPVSAPAATSEAPAGSAVPTAAAARGLLAALLNRTEALVSSPESRDPLHLTEASPRAVEGAPLFENLKNSDFASADPNLWAAATAAVIAGDGRRSADVCDGVIRSVAPSPRERPGEGPPAVAAAASDWSMWFLRGRGPELEERRVAAPTPLSSLPKADLFEDEAGAFSAAERCAPVSSLVGGCTVSAGDASPRRSGGPSAGLVGLADIQKLLQGRDARRNSSVTDGGLPHTLSHGEGSVVSCSRSSSFSSTFTQGLRPIENSPFLRTVSDVGPSTALGAQTSSISEARRDEDRGVEAPSAAAVGFAAAPSRRFSADVSTQRGLGEMRRQLRARLGGSDNDPICDPLSQFSFAPGDLFERQCTSRHATPRASLSHRLLPTQPPHGVRSSSVCAAARRQSQSFLPGEGAEARPVPPLMAALKQRLALSQQQTAAEKVLLREAGVPSASLLELLAESARQDFGAPLPGRSDSLGSMKERRNANKAEAKTEKGEQKASQLAPDSRSVTVCTTTAGGVSPREPERTCSSDEFADEEDDEASSVSQSAAVSSSDGREDARSKKKESRSSLEAKQEKLERRVKKEKSSEGREERKEKRKAKTTVEDEEEEEEASCRRSSVMSSRESRSSRRHSRKSKRDSRDTEINPNICSQEVNAVVETRDIGISATSTEDEDGCKNEAKKHLDDTHRHLRGLEKRKGEQERLLLATQKHVQEVHKELERLAQENTALKETKEEQEKKMQQILKTASRTKLQLLALKAQQPAWERLKKSEEQHRELTTLENELESLKKAVQEKNSRESGVVLGLQERLDATQQRLAATQQLLKERTEAFGRLSSEREKERQIQEICAMKAEDWCGRHEVQTETLRRLTARLGGSEQVKAQMEKKLAEMLKLMERMKEALKTSRREAAEHQKARESAEKELVWKVANYVSCGTQTESAPCRASGVQAELAPPKKPTASTAVQIGHPREGNLLEFQISAREQKLAGALGKQKQLTTQVRIEYKKRAAAWAEERADLQAFVLSLQGRIAELEKIQRMALGSNAAGVLNPVGPPLPPLAALSPYPHMGAAGPAGAVLAVSPFPLPSVSHGKLRNETKERDSQEATGKESFFSAAAPDAPEFADKDEQELLDFVSDLIQAEEPAESVPVGRTERGRTLGAQGGEDEGSVEADMRAICEAANQRLDDKRRLLEDHLNEQLRVLGVEEGGHDAKEDEERRTDSTKKLDAPGGVAWSVDSDGEAGDAHGASTVSPRKRITRPAGLAAETSSATSALRGSAAGSVDSLLDSSLDVLQDSDLSAECETANGGFTAAKELDPLFAQSSSASGSGLVPRFSLARSSSSYDKLSRLLEEPRREKRSASAAREKVQELRRQLREQGVLS; this is translated from the exons ATGCAGGCCCCTAGGGTgtctgcagccggcggcTTCGGCCGTCGCGCTGAACGTCCTTCTTTTTCaacagacgaggaagacaaaggaggcgcccgccttcgaactcgggcgggcgccgcgcacagaGCGTCTGCGACGGAGGGCGACGTCTGGGCGGACGCAGCCAGAGGAGGGCGCTTGACAGACGCCGCGGTTCcagcggcttcgcgcccgcACGCCTCTCGAGCTCGCCCCGAGGACGAGGTCTCCTCGTTTCTGGCCTCCCGCACCGCCATCGAGTCAAACTCCATGGGGCTGCGGGGGACAGCCCTAGTGTATgggcgagacggcggcgcgaggcgaccgaCGGGCGCCTCGTCAGATGGAGGCACTGACGACGACGAGTCAAGCGCTCAGAACCCCTGCTTTCTGCGCGGTcgacagagagaaaggcgcgaagtggaggcagagaggcatGCTCTTGGTCGGCATCAggctggcgccgcgtggcggaAACGTGAGGGCTgggcagaggccgccagaagaggccgctacgcggcggaagagaaggaagaccgGGACTCATCTGAGtacgacgaaggcgacgagaagcgagaaggcTCAAGAGGCAG CTATCCTCGCCCCTTGGGTCTCCCGCCCTTCTCTAGCCGAGGGACCCGCGCCGGATCTCCGCGCTCCCCGGAGggcctggcgccgccctcgctcgTGGAGCCGACTGTGCGGACGCTGCAAGAGagcagcgcacgcgaggTGGCGGCTGCGGTCGTGGAGCCGCGCCTGAACTGGAGAAAGTCTCTCCAAGCCTTCCAGTCATCTCTGCGCAtgccggcgagcgacgaggaagaggccgTCGGGTACGAGTCCGACGAGGAAggggacgacgaagacgcaaaGGAGACCAGCCAGTCGAGAGGGCTCTCGGCGACGGCTAgccgcgctggagccgcgcACGTCGGGGAGCGCGGCAGGGCTGCGGTCGACCGGCATTCGTACGCCAGccaagaggaagacgaggaagaggcggagaTGGAGCAAGACGAGTATGAGGAGGAAGGGAGCTGCTTCGCCCGTCGAGTGGCTGCGGCCtcagggcgcggcgcagggcgcatgcacgcgttTCTGtccggccgcggaggagaaaaaaTTCTGCGAAGGACTCTgagcctgcgtcgcggcgacgaggccgcggctcctAGCCAGTGGGAATatgacgacgaggagacagaaacgTACAGATGCCGGGACTctgtgcggcagcgcggcctcgaccCCGAATCTCTTCGTTCAGGCCGAAGGCGCATGGACCCTCACGACGACGatggagaggaagacgaggaggagctcgTCGAGCTGCAAGCGTACGTTAACAACAAGCTCGCGGGGTTCGACAGGACTCGGGCTGTCTTCAAGGGGTCTCGCAGAgcagggggagagggggaaaAAGGCCAGGGCTTCAGTCCCTCGCGGCCCAGGACTttgctcgcctccttcacgCGAGGCATGGACACTGTGAACGGGCGGCCCagcccgcggtcgcctcgcttcggctctgcggacgacggagacgaTGACAGggctccttctccctcctttGGAGTGaactcgccctcgtcgcacTCGTGGGTGCACGCGCAGGAAACACTGGAAAAGCCTTGCGACCAGGGAGCGACCCTTCTCAACGCTGCGCGACTCCGTCTGGCCTCTCAGGGGAACGCTGAGACAGCATCGCCCCGGACTCCACGCGCCGACAAGATTCAGCTTCGTAGTCCCTTTCCGTCTTCTCTGCAATCGTCTTTTGTCTCATCTCAAGCTAACACCCAACTAAAGGGCAGAGACGATGCGGGCTCCTCTATGGCCGCTCGAGTGCAGCAAGCGCTCAAGAAGCCAGTGGAGCCAGAAGACGAACCCCTCGCATTCATGCCTGTAGAAGAACAAGAAGCGAAGCTGAAGGCGCTGCAAGAGCGGTATATGGCGAAGTacgcggagctgcggcggacgcctgTCCGTGCCAGCATGGATactgaagacgaagaagagcaaaCAGCAGGGCAGAGTGATTGGGGCGTTGACGAGACCCAGGGCGATGAAGAAGCTtatgaagaagaggctgagCAGGTCGCAGAGGTAGAGAGTGAGGGAGAAGATGAAGGCCAGtcgggcgagaaggaagacaaCGGCATCATTTGGGAAAACGAgcaagaggcggaagacgctgaAGATGTGACTGCGAACGACGAGCATGACGAAGAAGAACTTGAGCAGTCCAAGGATCAGGTTGCCGAGGAAGCAGTCGAGTACGCtgcagaaaacgaagaaaacgccGGAGACGAAGTCGGTGAAGACTGCCACGAAGAAGATACTGCCGTGGCTTCTGAGgagcctgcggaggaggcggtcgACGAATCGGgtgaggcgcagaaggaagcTCCAGAGGGGTCCCCGTCTCCAGGTGGAGACAAACAGGCCACACAGGAGAAAACAAACCTCAAGACGCAAGTCGCCGAAGTTCTTCAGGATGTGCTTCTCTCCGTTTTGCAGTCCacggccgtcgcgccgccgccagctgcgcccCTGCCTGTGTCCGCCCCTGCGGCGACCTCTGAGGCGCCGGCAGGAAGCGCGGTtccgaccgcggccgcggcgcgggggctTCTCGCAGCCCTTCTCAACCGAACCGAGGCCCTCGTTTCCTCGCCCGAGTCCAGAGACCCTCTTCATCTGACAGAAGCTTCTCCGCGGGCTgtggaaggcgcgccgctcttcgAGAATCTCAAGAACTCAGATTTCGCCTCAGCAGACCCGAATCTCTGGgcggccgccaccgccgcagTGATCGCGGGAGACGGCAGGCGGTCCGCCGATGTGTGCGACGGGGTCATTCGCTCGGTTGCCCCTTCGCCACGGGAGCGCCCAGGCGAAGGCCCtccggcggtcgcggctgctgcgtctgaCTGGTCGATGTGGTTtctgcgcggacgcggcccTGAGTtggaggagaggagggtAGCGGCGCCCACGCCTTTGTCAAGTCTGCCAAAGGCTGATCTCTTCGAAGACGAGGCTGGCGCTTTTTCGGCCGCTGAGCGCTGTGCGCCGGTGTCTTCCTTGGTGGGGGGATGCACGgtgtctgcaggcgacgcgtcgccgcggcggtcagGCGGCCCTTCCGCAGGGCTCGTTGGGCTCGCTGACATCCAGAAGCTTCTCCAGGGacgagacgcgaggaggaactcGTCTGTGACAGACGGCGGCCTTCCGCACACGCTATCGCACGGGGAAGGCTCTGTCGTGTCTTGCTCGCGatcctcttccttctcctcgaccTTCACTCAAGGACTCCGCCCTATCGAGAACTCGCCTTTTCTACGAACTGTCTCTGATGTAGGACCCTCcacggcgctcggcgcgcagaCGTCAAGCATCTCTGAAGCCAGGCGCGACGAAGACcgaggcgtggaggcgccctctgcggcggctgtcggTTTTGCGGCGGCACCCTCTCGCAGGTTTTCAGCTGACGTCTCCACACAGCGGGGCCTTGGCGAGATGCGCAGGCAGTTGAGGGCGCGTCTGGGGGGTAGCGACAATGATCCAATCTGCGACCCGCTTTCTCAGTTTTCGTTCGCCCCTGGAGACTTGTTCGAGAGGCAGTGCACGTCGCGCCACGCCACGCCGCGAGCAAGTCTGTCTCATCGTCTGCTGCCTACTCAGCCTCCCCACGGGGTCAGGTCGAGCTCGGTGTGCGCGGCAGCTCGGCGCCAGTCGCAGAGTTTCCTCCCGGGCGAGGGGGCCGAGGCGCGTCCTGTGCCGCCTCTGATGGCTGCACTGAAGCAGCGCTTGGCTCTCTCTCAGCAGCAGACTGCGGCCGAGAAGGTCTTGCTGCGAGAAGCAGGCGTGCCGAGCGCCAgtctcctcgagctcctcgccgAGTCGGCGCGGCAGGACTTCGGCGCGCCCCTGCCTGGGCGCAGCGACAGTTTAGGCTCGATGAAGGAGCGGAGGAATGCGAATAAGGCCGAGgcgaagacagagaaaggCGAGCAGAAGGCTTCTCAGCTGGCACCGGATAGCCGCTCTGTGACAGTGTGCACCACAACGGCTGGGGGCGTCTCCCCTCGAGAGCCAGAGAGGACATGCAGCTCCGATGAGTttgcagacgaggaggacgacgaggcaagCTCTGTTTCGCAGTCCGCCGCAGTGTCGAGCAGCGACGGGCGGGAAGATGCGCGCAGCAAAAAGAAGGAATCCAGAAGCAGcctggaggcgaagcaggagaAATTGGAGCGCAGGGTGAAAAAGGAAAAGTCCTCTGaggggcgagaagaaaggaaggaaaaacgcaaggcgaagacgactgTAGAGgatgaggaggaagaagaagaggcgagctgcagacgaagcTCAGTGATGTCTTCCCGCGAGAGCCGAAGCAGTCGCCGCCACAGCAGAAAATccaagagagacagcagagacacagaaaTCAACCCTAATATCTGCTCGCAGGAGGTCAACGCAGTCGTCGAGACCCGCGACATCGGAATCAGTGCTACCAGcacagaagacgaagacggaTGCAAGAACGA AGCCAAGAAGCACCTCGACGACACACACAGACATCTTCGGGGTCTCGAAAAGCGAAAGGGGGAGCAAGAGCGTTTGCTGttggcgacgcagaagcatGTCCAG GAGGTGCACAAAGagctcgagcgcctcgctcAAGAGAACACGGCGCTCAAGGAAACGAAGGAGgagcaggagaagaagatgcAACAGATTCTGAAGACGGCCTCTCGCACGAAGCTCCAGTTGCTCGCACTGAAGGCCCAGCAGCCTGCGTGGGAGAGACTgaagaagagcgaagagCAGCACCGTGAGCTCACGACGCTGGAGAACGAACTAGAGAGCTTGAAGAAAGCTGTTCAAGAGAAAAACTCGCGGGAGAGtggcgtcgtcctcggccTCCAGGAGCGGCTAGACgccacgcagcagcggctggccGCCACGCAGCAGCTCTTGAAGGAGCGGACCGAGGCCTTCGGTCGACTCTCTTCAGAgcgcgaaaaagagagacagatcCAAGAGATCTGCGCCATGAAA GCTGAGGACTGGTGCGGTCGCCACGAAGTCCAGACCGAGACTCTACGGCGCCTGACAGCCCGCCTGGGGGGTTCTGAGCAGGTTAAGGCTCAGATGGAGAAGAAGCTGGCGGAAATGCTCAAGCTGATGGAGCGGATGAAGGAGGCCCTCAAGACGTCGAGaagggaggccgcggagcatcaaaaggcgcgcgagagcgccgagaAGGAGCTCGTCTGGAAAGTGGCAAATTATGTCTCGTGTGGAACGCAGACGGAGAGCGCGCCATGCAGGGCTTCTGGCGTCCAAGCGGAGTTGGCGCCCCCCAAG AAGCCCACGGCAAGCACCGCGGTGCAGATAGGTCACCCGCGCGAGGGGAATCTGCTCGAGTTCCAAATTTCCGCGCGGGAGCAGAAGCTGGCGGGTGCGCTGGGcaagcagaagcagctgaCGACGCAGGTGCGGATTGAATACAAGAAGCGGGCGGCCGCGTGGGCGGAGGAGCGAGCCGATCTGCAggccttcgtcctctcgctTCAGGGACGCATCGCAGAACTCGAGAAAATCCAGCGCATGGCGCTCGGATCGAATGCAGCCGGCGTGCTCAACCCCGTAGGGCCGCCGCTCCCCCCTCTGGCCGCCTTGAGTCCGTACCCTCATATGGGTGCTGCAGGCCCCGCCGGAGCGGTCCTCGCGGTGTCGCCCTTCCCGCTGCCGTCCGTCTCTCACGGCAAGCTACGGAACGAAACGAAAGAGCGAGACAGCCAAGAAGCAACGGGCAAAGAGagtttcttctccgctgccgccccagACGCGCCCGAATTCGCCGACAAGGATGAACAGGAGCTTCTCGACTTCGTTTCTGACCTGATCCAAGCGGAGGAGCCCGCGGAGTCGGTGCCTGTCGGGAGGACGGAACGCGGAAGGACTCTCGGGGCGCAAGGCGGAGAGGATGAGGGCTCTGTGGAGGCAGACATGCGAGCGATCTGCGAGGCCGCCAACCAGAGACTAGACGACAAAAGACGCCTGTTGGAGGACCACCTGAATGAACAGCTGCGCGTTCTGGGAGTGGAAGAGGGCGGGCACGATGCAAAGGAGGATGAGGAGCGAAGGACAGACAGCACGAAGAAGCTCGATGCACCGGGAGGAGTCGCGTGGTCAGTTGacagcgacggagaggcaggcgacgcacaTG GCGCTTCCACCGTCTCTCCGAGGAAACGGATCACCCGCcctgcaggcctcgccgcagagacgtcTTCAGCGACTTCCGCGCTCCGCGGTTCAGCGGCGGGCAGCGTGGATTCGCTCCTCGACAGCTCGCTGGATGTCCTTCAGGACTCAGACTTGTCTGCGGAGTGCGAGACAGCTAACGGCGGTTtcacggcggcgaaggagctcgACCCGCTCTTTGCCCAgtcgtcttcggcctcggGATCTGGCCTCGTTCCTCGCTTTTCTCTGGCTAGAAGCAGTAGTTCATACGACAAATTATCGCGGCTTCTAGAGGAGCCCCGTCGGGAGAAACGGTCGgcatctgcagcgcgagagaaagtCCAGGAGCTACGAAGGCAACTGAGAGAGCAAGGCGTGCTTTCTTGA
- a CDS encoding hypothetical protein (encoded by transcript BESB_047350) codes for MAVPLPVQLQQGELGYRNDSGEASRSGSDSVAWSRDTSDDPQSGAVRGLGRVAPVLRRRVLEEAPAEKNFTKKSTMKRAGAARGAAAAQVAAKSEVFSHMDAVRTCRESSFFFPKNGQQAKLGLNGRGTVTQVCTFEGSLEDYLQLRSTDGSSSGEGLSSSASERGCSDDKAISAASSVDGATPARNVSEASRQSSQPAAAEGGDLDAASAGCLEDGERQPSAQSSTGAAASTRERSDASQGSLPEVADESAAGSEETAPAEEPREDAAKPKTGRLIELEMKDGCVVWPTDRPVIPLPLWQLTSFSHEPLTAEQWAQLPTVGTAGPYSQLLEAPLAALSPAEIRHAYVPGLLSRLRGMSSTPMPQPVALPPLKLPVGCEAPPLSVQIGTVQSIPSAAEKSGQSTRQISGAANQPRRSNSFSSGPVFPSLNNQATGGSRGVMYANFSNKHFIQHVPTGAEGEVLRTEDDGASLIVRIKNGRVKKFARSDCRVTKAVCTPTKAPSERQLTAAAHHHALAMLISRANRAQQEAAALPLGLQKNNASLGAKPEQQNATVSNTTQLLPPCLGPRSKSLLSLFSFGKTDVAEAPTIAAQSQGKNLSINPALRGADQIPKIDDLVKIAQEHAINTATNTLCIAGPTSEPSIREIGSHVAVEAVRTKKYVLDDGEEGSMVPVFSSESQALQAREAEEARRRQQQQAALPLDPTQILLERHRELEELKRQQLNAQEDEIIYAQDAPDATRAPGIVSPTVIKETLVVPPKDSDNTRHLVRAPGIVHPLVEDAPDLEIIRPAASQAPGSQMPSNSYAAEETAGGVEWYAGLQQQMRAQLMQHYAQTGDLQAATAALTGAGIPLPASCVPFPFNMGAPNVQRRQAKVLRDEADQIQFAPIA; via the exons ATGGCTGTCCCGCTGCCCGTACAACTCCAGCAAGGAGAGCTCGGCTACCGCAACGACAGTGGCGAGGCAagtcgcagcggcagcgacagtGTGGCATGGAGCCGTGACACCAGTGACGACCCTCAGAGTGGCGCCGTCCGTGGACTCGGCCGCGTGGCCCCCGTCCTTCGCCGACGCGTTCTCGAAGAAGCTCCTGCCGAAAAGAACTTCACAAAAAAATCCACGATgaagcgcgcgggcgccgctcggggtgccgcggccgctcagGTCGCCGCGAAGTCGGAGGTCTTCTCCCACATGGACGCCGTGCGCACCTGCAGAGAATCATCCTTCTTTTTCCCGAAGAACGGCCAGCAGGCGAAACTTGGCCTCAACGGCCGGGGCACCGTCACACAGGTCTGCACATTCGAGGGCTCTCTGGAGGACTATCTCCAGCTCCGCTCGACGGACGGGAGCAGCTCCGGCGAAGGCTTGTCTTCGTCCGCATCCGAACGCGGCTGCTCAGATGACAAAGCCATCAGCGCGGCAAGCTCTGTGgacggcgcgacgcccgccagaAACGTCTCTGAGGCGTCTCGACAGTCTTCGCagcccgctgctgcagagggtGGCGACCTCGATGCTGCATCTGCCGGCTGCCTGGAGGATGGTGAACGCCAACCCTCGGCGCAAAGCAGCACTGGAGCCGCCGCATCTACCcgagagcgaagcgacgcTTCTCAGGGGTCTTTGCCGGAGGTCGCTGACGAATCTGCTGCCggaagcgaggagactgcaccggcggaggagcccaGGGAAGACGCGGCTAAGCCGAAAACTGGACGCCTTATCGAGCTCGAGATGAAGGACGGCTGCGTTGTCTGGCCTACAGATCGCCCCGTCATTCCGCTGCCTTTGTGGCAGCTGACAAGCTTCTCGCATGAACCCCTGACAGCTGAACAGTGGGCTCAGCTTCCAACTGTCGGCACCGCAGGCCCATACTCCCAGCTGCTCGAAGCTCCGCTTGCTGccctctcgccggcggaaaTTCGCCATGCATACGTGCCAGGTCTCCTGAGCAG ACTTCGAGGAATGTCGAGCACGCCGATGCCTCAGCCGGTCGCGCTTCCCCCACTCAAGCTACCAGttggctgcgaggcgcccccCCTCTCTGTCCAAATCGGCACCGTTCAGTCGATTCcaagcgcggcggagaaatCTG GTCAATCGACCCGCCAGATCTCCGGTGCTGCCAACCAGCCAAGGAGGAGCAACAGCTTCTCGTCGGGCCCCGTGTTTCCTTCTCTGAACAACCAAGCCACcggcggctctcgcggcgtGATGTACGCCAACTTCTCGAACAAACACTTCATCCAGCACGTCCCCaccggcgccgaaggcgaggtCCTGAGGACGGAAGACGATGGAGCTTCCCTGATCGTCAGGATCAAG AACGGACGCGTCAAGAAGTTCGCGCGCTCGGACTGCCGCGTGACCAAGGCCGTGTGCACGCCGACCAAGGCTCCCTCTGAGCGCCAACTTacagctgcagcgcaccACCACGCTCTGGCGATGTTGATTAGCCGCGCCAACCGCGCTCAACAGGAAGCCGCTGCTCTGCCGCTGGGCTTGCAGAAGAACAACGCTAGCCTCGGCGCAAAGCCCGAGCAGCAAAACGCAACAGTCAGCAACACGACTCAACTGCTGCCGCCCTGCCTCGGCCCCAGATCCAAGTCGCTCCTCAGCCTGTTCTCCTTTGGCAAGACGGATGTCGCTGAGGCTCCCACGATTGCTGCGCAGAGCCAAGGGAAAAATTTGTCGATCAACCCCGCtttgcgaggcgcagaccAAATCCCCAAAATCGACGACTTGGTGAAGATTGCCCAGGAGCACGCGATTAACACCGCGACGAACACTCTCTGCATTGCTGGG CCCACGTCGGAGCCTAGCATCCGAGAGATTGGCAGCCACGTGGCAGTCGAGGCCGTGCGCACCAAGAAGTACGTCCTCGACGATGGCGAAGAAGGTTCTATGGTGCCTGTCTTCTCCAGCGAGAGCCAGGCACTCCAGGCtcgagaagcggaggaagcgagaaggcgccagcagcagcaggccgccTTGCCCTTGGATCCGACTCAAATCTTGCTGGAGCGGCACCGCGAGCTGGAAGAGCTGAAGCGACAGCAACTGAATGCTCAGGAGGACGAG ATTATCTACGCGCAAGACGCACCTGACGCGACGCGAGCTCCGGGTATCGTTTCCCCCACTGTCATCAAGGAGACGCTGGTTGTTCCTCCGAAGGACAGCGACAACACGCGCCACCTtgtgcgcgcgcctggcaTCGTTCACCCACTTGTCGAAG ACGCACCGGATCTCGAGATCATTCGTCCCGCTGCCAGCCAGGCACCGGGCTCTCAGATGCCTAGCAACTCCTACGCGGCCGAGGAAACCGCTGGTGGTGTCGAGTGGTACGCGGGCCTCCAACAGCAGATGCGGGCTCAGCTGATGCAGCACTACGCGCAGACTGGCGATCTCCAAGCTGCGACTGCGGCACTGACTGGCGCTG GCATCCCTCTGCCGGCAAGTTGCGTCCCGTTCCCCTTCAACATGGGAGCGCCCAATGTCCAAAGACGCCAGGCTAAGGTGCTCAGGGACGAAGCTGATCAGATCCAGTTCGCCCCCATTGCCTGA
- a CDS encoding aromatic amino acid hydrolase AAH2 (encoded by transcript BESB_047360), which produces MAFRTLSRIHFSAALLAVRGGAQSSMSQEQGHQGVYPSRSDLLGQRVLGFAATQFTTCAAGSTWVVSAAKEAQNAGVDQGVEASSRRSSLIRQTHLRLDEEGEAFASASDENESAVATSAFGSSKHGNPLLRRLPINTVSCEIEDRVGALCNLIGIFAAHNLNITQLKSTPNPLDLRKMTFSISFEGDWETEKVKQLVDKLKSICVAFARGAPKDVPWFPRSVEDLDGLASHTLEASKDLEADHPGFHDAVYRKRRQEIAALAQNHRSGQPIGLVDYTPEEVATWNHVWGILTELYPTRACREYNEVLAELRDAGLYGPDRVPQVAEVNEYIKGKTGFTLRPVAGLLAARDFMNALAFRTFFSTQYIRHHSAPLYTPEPDIIHELLGHAPLLANPDFAEFSQLLGLASLGASEEDIVRLQRCYWFSVEFGLLLESTQSHGLTAYGAGLLSSPGELQHATSPTNTRLAIHRWSPEEAARQQFPITTFQPVLYAADSLKDAREILLQYIQNHIHTPFSTRFDSQTGTIQVTTDVRSRPVSLKF; this is translated from the exons ATGGCTTTTCGTACCCTTTCGCGCATCCATTTCTCCGCA GCACTGCTCGCAGTTCGGGGAGGCGCGCAATCTTCCATGTCTCAAGAACAGGGGCACCAAGGAGTGTATCCTAGTCGCAGCGACCTCCTTGGACAGCGAGTTCTgggcttcgcggcgacgcaaTTCACTACGTGTGCCGCTGGGTCAACATGGGTTGTCAGTGCTGCGAAAGAGGCGCAAAATGCCGGCGTTGATCAGGGGGTAGAGGCGTCATCGCGAAGGTCGAGCCTTATCAGACAAACGCACCTGCGGctcgacgaagaaggcgaagccttcgcctccgcaagCGATGAGAACGAGTCGGCTGTAGCCACCAGTGCATTCGGCAGTTCAAAGCACGGAAACCCACTTCTACGAAGGCTTCCAATAAATACAGTTTCCTGTGAAATCGAGGACAGGGTGGGGGCCCTTTGCAACCTTATC GGAATCTTCGCGGCGCACAATCTGAACATCACTCAACTCAAGAGCACCCCCAATCCCCTGGACCTGCGAAAAAT GACTTTTTCAATAAGCTTCGAGGGAGACTGGGAAACTGAGAAAGTCAAGCAGCTGGTAGATAAGCTAAAGTCCATTTGTGTGGCCTTTGCTCGAGGAGCGCCGAAAGACGTCCCCTGGTTCCCTCGATCTGTTGAGGACCTCGATGGGCTTGCTTCTCACACTCTCGAGGCTT CTAAAGACCTGGAAGCAGACCATCCGGGCTTCCACGACGCCGTCTATCGCAAACGACGTCAGGAgatcgccgccctcgcgcagaATCATCGAAGCGGACAGCCCATTGGACTTGTTGACTACACTCCAGAAG AGGTCGCGACCTGGAATCACGTGTGGGGGATTCTGACAGAGCTGTACCCCACTCGAGCCTGCCGCGAATACAACGAAGTCCTCGCAGAACTGAGAGATGCTGGGCTCTACGGCCCAGACAGAGTCCCGCAGGTGGCTGAAGTTAATGAATACATCAAGGGAAAAACTG GCTTTACGCTGCGACCCGTGGCAGGGCTCCTTGCTGCGAGAGACTTCATGAacgctctcgccttccgcacgTTCTTCTCCACGCAGTACATCCGCCACCACTCTGCTCCCCTGTACACGCCAGAGCCAGACATAATTCACGAGCTGTTAGGCCACGCCCCTCTGCTGGCGAACCCG GACTTTGCAGAGTTCTCACAGCTGCTGGGCCTCGCTTCCCTCGGGGCTTCAGAGGAAGACAtcgtgcgtctgcagcgctgcTACTGGTTCTCCGTCGAGTTCGGACTTCTTCTCGAGTCGACGCAGTCTCATGGCTTGACAGCTTATGGAGCAGGCTTGCTTTCATCCCCCGGGGAGCTCCAACATGCCACTTCTCCCACAAACACCAGA CTGGCGATTCACCGCTGGAGCccagaagaagctgcgcgccagCAGTTCCCCATCACGACTTTCCAGCCGGTGCTCTACGCGGCAGATAGCTtgaaggacgcgcgcgaaatTCTTCTGCAGTACATCCAGAACCACATTCACACGCCCTTCTCGACGCGATTCGACAGCCAAACTGGCACGATACAGGTTACGACAGACGTGCGCTCGAGACCTGTATCGCTCAAGTTTTAG